GTGATCCAAAAAGCCCCACCTGCTAGGCCCCGCCCCCCCCTTTCAGACATGGATCCAACCCTTACCTATTGCGGAGTAGAGGACCTGGTCACAACAACGCTGCCCAGATAGCTGAGATCAATCAAAAACACAGTACGTAAGACTCTAGCAGCTCATAAAACCAACTTACCATATGGTCCCTAATTAATGATGAAAACATTGCAGAACATGAGAAGCGGACAGGCCCTGTGACACACTTTGCCCGACAACCTTCCCTTGGAGTCAGATATAAGATTGTCAAGGGAAAAaatgttagagaaaaaaaaaggcaaagtagATGGTGAAAAGTTAGAGGTCAAGAATTGATCATGAAGTTACTCAGGTTAGTTATTCAGGCCGATGATGGGCCGCAGGGCCTGCCAAGATGAACTCTTCTTAAATCATCCTTCTGCATGACACAGGCATCCTCAAACCATCGGATCAAGACATAGCCATCCATATTTAGCTCGGGATTTAGTTACGGTATTATTAAGGAATTCCTCCTGTAAGGCGCAAGCAAGATCATGTGTGATCCAAAGTATGCGAGTATTTTGAACAAATCCTACATACCAAAAGCAATAACAGtgttaaatattgtatttatacTGTGTGACCATTTAGTTGACTGATGTTTCTTCAGATCAGTCATAAACTGTGGAGCAAATGCAGACTATGTATTTACTaggatttacatttttatgctcTGGCCAAATAAAATAGAAGAAGGTTTGAGGTAGTAGAAAATATATAAGTGGTGTTACTATATAGACTAAATGGATGTATGAAAAGTTGCAAGATCATTTTCAAACTCGGTGGATGTTGCACACTACACTCTTAAGCACACTTATTAAAGCAAAGTCACGTCAAAAGCATTATGGCTTGTGCAGATGATTTTGTTCCTACTCACATGTCTGATGCACCTACCCTGAAGCTGACAACTGGGATGGAGAAGGCTCAGCTGGAAGTATTCCCTCCTCAGTCCTTCTGTGAGATGGCATCTGACCAAACATGTTGATGCTCTCCATGGACGGAGATTGGGAAGATGGGTAGCTGGTTGCGGACGAAGCAAAAGCCAAATGGGAACGATAGCTTGGACTGGCTCTTCTGCTAGCCTGGCCTAGCGCGGGGGAGGAAGAAGGAGAAGATCTCCTTGAAAAGGAGGCTGCGGAAGGTGGTAGAAGCGTAATCtcagacatctctggggctttGGGAGTTGGACCGAGGCTCGGGCGGGGCCTCGGACGTACGACAATCTCGGGAGAACCCTCCTGAGAACTAAAGGGGCTCTGGGTGAGGGGAGAAAGTCGAGAAGGTTGGAGAACCACCTGATGCACACCAGAGTCCATTCTACGAGCCTGCCTTGGACTAAAATGGGGGGTAGATTCAAACCATCTGGTGTCCAGGCTACTGAGGGTGCTAGGGCCAATACGGCCTTTTGGATCGGCGTAAGGCAAAAGCGGAGGACCCACACCGTGTGGTGGACGTCTCAGCTGCCCGAAATGTGCTTCGTGCACAGCTATTTGCCTGGCCGGAGAGCCGTGAGGCCTGCTTTTACTGGGAGACTTGCTCGAGTAGCTCTGTGGTGCCTCGAGTGGTAGCACCGTTGGGTAGGTGGGCATTGGTAGAGAGGAGGTCTGGAAAGCACTAAGGGGAAGAACGGAGGCTGGTGGTGGATAGGGAGAATCGTGGCGGAGATGCAGAGAGTGGTGAGGGGGGAAAATGAATTGGGGGCCCTCCACGCTGGAGAATGTAAAATCCATTCCTCGCCAGAATTCTGGCGAATGAGTGGAAGAAGTGAGTGTCAGTGGGTAAGGGAAGCCGGAAACGGTATAATGTGTAAAATCCCCTTCTGCTATTTCTTCTGGGATCACAGGGTAACCAAAAGGACCTTCGGTCAGGTACGGAGGGGAGGACATGACAGAGCTAAGAGGACTGGTATCCGTCATGTaaaagggaggaggaggaggagggtcaTGATCCCCATGAGGACCCAGGTAGCCATAATATGCTCTGTGATGGAGAGAGCCTCGAATTTGCCCCGTGGCTCGGAGTCGACTGCTTTCAGTGATGGTCATACCTTCGTAAGGCCTCTGGAAACGAGGGCTGTAGGCCGGAGGCTGGAGGTAGGATTCGTGGCTCGAGATTGGGGAAATCTGGTGAGGCCGAAGAGGAGTCATGACTGGCGGAAGAGGCCTAAGGTCGTCATTCTCTTCATCAGACTGACGAAATTCGGGATACAGATCGGATTCCTCCACGAAAGGAAACCCTTCGATTCGTCGGTGCTGGGCGGCAAATTCTGCATCGGTGGGATCGATGACAAAGCGGCCATCCGGGCCGCGACTGATCAGTTCGATTGGTGGTGTTGCTTCAGAGTCAAGCTTGCACAAGGCGTATCTCTTGCTTGTTATTGCTCTTTTAGTCTTCTTGTAGAGAGACAGCTCCTCTTTCTTGCCTGGACTTAGGGGGGGTTTCTTCTCGTGTTGGACATGACTCTCCTCTGATGATTCCGAGAGGGGGGTTTTGCAACGGATGCTTTCTGGAGTTGTCTTTCCTGAAGATTGCCTAAGGGTCGAAATagaaaacacatgaaaatggaATTCAATCAAATCCAATTTTCCAAGCTTGGggtagtaacaaaaaaaatgcttagtaAGATTCCTACCATTTGTCTTGTAAAACTTAGCTTTATGCCAATACGGGTTTGCAAAATATATGGCGTAATAACTCATTAcaatatttagtattttgtcAAGTATACTTACGGTGTTGCCATACTTTTTCTTAAGTGTGTAACAGAGAGAGGGGgatctggaagaaaaaaaaagaaaaaaatctcactGGTTTACGagccatttttttgaaaataccaTCATATACATCAATTGCAATCTACCAATAGTTCCTTAGTGAACTACGTAATGGACACCCCTGGAATACATTCACCTATTTCTTcaccttttttccttttttgcttTCGCTTTCGCTGCTTATTGACAAAGCAGGCCGCCATTGTACTGAAAAGGATGGCAGCAGCCAAGAAGCAGATCGTGGCAACAATGCCGGCCACAACTGGTCGTGCCAACCCTGATTCCTCGACTAGCTCAGGAGGAGGAAAGAAGTCTGAAAAGTCAGAGGAAAAGGAATGTAACGCAAATGATGaacttgatttgtttttgtttgtacaaataaagaaaaactcAACCTATGAAGGTAAAATGCTTTACCTGTATTGGACACCCCGACTATGTTGCTTGGATCACTTATTGTGCCATCCATGACTGCCATAACACGGAACTCATTCCAGGACTCCTGGAGAAAAGAAGCAAGAATGTCAGGGTTCAATCATCACTGAGATTCAACCAGATAACTAAAACCAAACTAAAACTGTAAAAGAATATACAACATTTCAGAACCTTAGTACTCTACATATGTACCGTTTCTTCCCCGTGTAACTGGCAACAGATAATGCTGACAATGGTCGGGCAAGTGCGAGTATTTTATATGGCAAAGAAATTGAACGCTACTCTGCCATCTGGCTCAATGTAATACTTACTTTCCTTTGTTTACCTGAATGAGGTCGCGAGCAAGCATCTCTGTCTCACTTGAGGGGATGCTGTCCTCCAGGACCACCCATCGCTCCCCAAGGCGAAACTCCATGACATAATGCTGGATTGGTGCTGTATGATTGGCGGGCGGAATCCAGGAAAGCAGAACTCCCTGTTGCGTGCGATTGGCTGTGAGGCACCGTGGTGGGGTAAGCAGCACCAGTGGTTCAGGGGTACTTTTAGGAAATACTGAAAGAACGAATATACATTGAATTTCTGTGGCGGAAACATAACTAAGTGCTTGGTATTTAGTTCTGTTGGCCGATTTCAGGATAATAGTGATGAAATGTGGTGCTTTTAAACATGAATCTTCTTATATCTCACTCACATATTTCTGAGTCCAAGGAAAGAGGCAACATGTTAGCTCACCTAATGTGTTCACAGTGACAACCTCACTGAAGGCTCCTGTGCCGAGCTTGTTTTGGGCTAAGACGCTGAACTGGTATGTTGTCTCGGGTTCCAAGCCTGGCATCACCATCCACTCTTGACCACCTGGTACGGGCATTGACAGCCAATCATGTGGACCTAGACGCTCCCTTTTAAGCCTGCGCACGAGTCAAGAGGAGAAGTCAGTAGGACAGGCAGAGTCTGTTACCCATACATATGCACAGTATCTTATGATGGTACATCAATATATATGACATatttgaatgtgtttgtgtttcctAATGGCATTCATTTCTTTTACAGTGCTCACATCAAGATGGAACCTTTGGTTTATGGAAAGCCCATGCTGCCACTCGCTTTGCTGTTTGCCCATGCCATACATTCACGAGTTGAAACAGAATAAGATATTATTGCTAAGAGATGCACATGCAATTCTAACATTATGGTCAAAATAATACTTGGAATGCAAATCTCACCTATAAATAATTGCATACACCTTTATTATTGACTTCCTGTTAAACGATCTTATTAACAGGGGGAGGGATTACAAGAAGTAACATTTAATGTGAGAGTTTAGGTAAATCTTTGCACAGGAGCAATTGGTAATGTataagttcagaaaatgaatgaatggaaacatTTATAatggttgattttttaaatatgttatttttttaactcttgtTTTTCCTGATTAATTCATTTTGAgggttatattttttgtttttctgagtAATTTATTTTCTGGAGCAGTTAGAATCCATAGGCACGTGTATGAAGGGCACATTTGTTTTAGGTTGTTGTACTACAGTACACAATGGGTACGGCATACGAACTGCAGTCAAGCCGAACAAAGCAGCAACAGCAGAAGCAGgagcaagagaaagaaagagcagAGGTAAAGGATAAAGGGATAGTTAAAAGAAATTACTATATTCAGGGTGAAAAGTAGAGGAATTCCTAAATCTCCACTAGTATTTCAAATCTGCATTTAAAAGGGGAATTGTTGTGAAGGCAGAAATTACTAGGAGAAGAAAAAGCAGGAAGCAAAGCAGGCTGGGATGACTCACACATGGCCGTACCAGACTGAGAATGTCTGCTGGAAGCCTCCGTCATAGCCCACATCCCATGACACATTTGCCCATGTGGACGATGCCACCACGTGGACACCGGTAGGAGCATGAGGGCTTGTGCCTGCAGGGAGGGCAAGCAGTTTAACAAAGAGCATGTGAGTCATTTAAACACTGTTTCTTATGTCATCTATGTCACAGGAACTGTCTCTTATGTCCTAATATCAAACTTGAATTGGTGCAGTATACATTACCTATGACTTGAACATGCGTGCTGGCAGTGACGCTCGTAGCAACGTTGGTGGCAACACACTCCCACTCCCCATGGTCTTCCTTTGTAAGTGATTTAAACTTTAAACTGCCTCGAGGCAGAACGTTGTGCTTGCTTTTACTGGGCTTTCCCACCTGCAGGTCacacaaagaaaatgaatgtagaTAAGTGGAAAACACAATAACACCTCAATCATCTTCCATATTGCAATAAATAAGTACCAATATTTATTGCACTGCCattgatgttttcttttttaaatcaagtggTTCCACATAATAAGATTGTGTAAAATATCAATGTAATGttaatttcattcaaaagagaCAGTCAATTAATATATGTTTGCCATATGGGATAGTAAGCGTATGAGAGCTTACTTACCTTCCTCCACGTTATATTGGGAAAGGGGTCTCCTTCTGCTTCGCATGGAATTACCAGCTCTCTCCCAGCCTCCTGTCTGTACTGCCCTCCCGGGACCACCGAGAATTTGGGAGGGTCCTGTCCAGTTTGAAAATCCACATAAATGAAGAATATTGCCAGTGGTGTTCCCATATTAAAGAGGCCCTTCCAGTGTTTGTCATTGTTTCATACATAGGATACATTGAAATAAGAGTGTGTCCTGGTTGAATTGTgtaatttttgcagttttatgaTTGATTTCTGCAAATGGTAGGTTTTTAAATTGGCCATGCCAATTGTGGCATGCCTTTTTAATATTATGTACATAGTATTTCCCACTACACAAATTGAATTGGCAGCTGGAGTGGCCACAATTGTATGTCTAATAAGACaggaaaaactgaatatttcttCTTAAACTAATAATGAACTACTGTTAGTGTAAATGCAATAACTATTTTCCTATTCCTTTCAACATGAACACTCTGGAGTAGTAATACACATTTGCATACTAATTgtaaaaatgctttaaatattGGGAAAGTATTTCCACATACTAAATCTGCATACTACTTAGGTACAATCTATTTCATAATAATTTgtgagttggatttttttttaaacagatttaaaaaaaaaagatggatgaatgaacgTCAAATGATAATGACATTGTTTACCTTTAGCACCAAGGGAGCAGGAGGGGACCATCCCATGGAACCTAGGGCATTGTAAGGCAAGCAGGTATAGGTACCAAGAGAGTCTTCTGTAACCTCTGCCACACGGATGCTCCCATCATTCATTTGGCTCCACCCAGGGTACTATAAAGTACATTTCAATCATTCCATATGATTAGTGAAACGATCTACCTTTCCTTTTCACAGCACCAGCCGCTTAACTATTTCCATTTGCCTTCTTTGGAACAAACGCTAGCCGTCCTAGCAATAAGACTAAACTGATTAGGGCAGATAGAGGCCTAACTGATGAGATTGAAGCTGAATGAGTGCTTGTGTTCGTTCACCTTATCTATTCGAAGAGGAAGACCATCTTTTTTCCACTTCACCAAAGTTAAAGGCGGGTTAGCATCTACAGGACATCGGATGAAGCCCGGCAGACCAATGGCCACGTAGAGTACAGATGGCATGTTCACAACCCGGGCAGGATCTGCTCAAACGCAATGACAAGAAAGATTCTTTATCATACCTAAAAACCAATGTTTTACATAAGTCAAATGTAGAATCATCATTGCTACTCCTCCGTTATCCGTGAAGTCACCACAATAAAATTGTGTTTGAATAGTCTATGCATGTCTATTCATTacttatttaaaatacattatttgcaaGACTTTTtcctgatttattcattttctgaaccgcttattccCACAAGGTTCGCGgtgagtgctggagcctatcccagcttgctttgggcaccaggtgagggacaccctgaattggtggccagccaatcacagcgcatacctcatacctaggggcaatttaaagtgttcaaccagcctaccacagatttgttttttatttaaatgcggGAGGAGACTGctgtacttggagaaaacccacacaagcatggGGAGAACCTGTGAACTCCTCACAGGAGGAACAAAAAATTGAACCTATGACGTTCAGAATGGTGACCTTTCGACCACCAGGCCCCTACTTTAATGTGATTTAATAACCCCTATGACCCTGATTTTTGGGAAAGTTTTAGATAACTGGAaggggagacagagagagagaaagagagagagagagacacagacaaagAGAGAGATATTGTGGATGACGTAAGGTAGAGCGACGCCAGCAGAGGAGGTAGGAGTGGAGTAGGCGGTGTGACTGTGACCATGAAAACTACATCTGGTACTGCAAAGGAGAggagttgtttaaaaaaatgtggtgtTAGGAGAATAAAAGTATTACAGTGACAGTGCCAGATTAACCTTATAACATCTAAAGTCCAAACCCCCATACTTGGTGGGGCATTCCGGCATAAAGAGCCCAGAGGATTGCGGCCAGTGGCGTCATAGACAAGAATATCCGCCAAGTTTCTAAAAATAGCTCACAGACAGTTGTAGCTTGCAGGCATCACGATAGCGCCTGACCTGCTGGTTCACAATGCAagaaatggtttttcaccccgAGGAGAGAAAATGCTATAAGTGGAGGGGGATTTTAATTGTGTGTGAGCAAATTCAAtggtaaaatgttaaaaatgaatcataataattagacaaaataaatgtaagaaGGAATTTTAAGTGAATTGAggaaatttggaaaaatgtatgccacatggaggggaaaaaagaaatattttgctGAGAGCACTCTGCAGTGTAACATTGAAACATAGCTGCTCCACATGCAATGATGTAATCCCCCCCTACCCTTCCTAACTCCCCCCttctttccctccctccctccgtccctCTTTTCCAAGACTGGTGTTCCCTCTGTCTGTGTCACACACAGCGCACATGCTCATGTATAACAATCTGAAGCAGCAGGTTAGTGAGAGAATGCAAAACATCTGTTGCCTTGACGACTGCCAATTTCAATACTGTAAGGCCATTTGCTTCCAATCTGAGTGGTGACATGTCAAAATGGTGTGTATTATTTTGTGTATCAGCTGACGTTTTAAGTGGCAAGAACACAAAGCCCTTGTTCAGGGTTTTAGCCaaatccgatttttttttagctcatccAGATTGAAAGTGGATAGCTCTTTTGTAGTCTGAATCGTCACACGGCGCAGAATTGCAGTTGATCCTAACCTCCCGAGACATATTGAAGGCAAATGCGGGAGGTAGTTCCATCTTTTCAATCTGAAAACTCTCAAATGGAATTCGTCTGTCGGTGACGTCACTCCTCGTGACGACGGAAAAGTGAGTGCGGCAAAGAATGCCAATCAAAGTGGAGAGCGGTTAAAAAGATGGAGCATGCCAAAGGGAGAGCAAAGCAAGTAAAGCGTTTCTTCGTCAATCTGTGAGGAGCATGTGTCAAAACAagaatatatatgaaaatattttgtgagCCATGACAGAATGAGGATCGATACAGAGGCAGATGGCTACAGTTCCGGAGAAAGATAAAAAGTCTTAAGCATATGTTGTTATGGAAtggttttttttggtgacaGTTTTGGTATTGAATGTTGCCCCCATTCGAGGGGATCACATTTGCATTCAGTTTGTCTCAAGTCTGTTTATGGATAAATAGAAAGTACAGAACAAagacaagaaaatatattaagAATGGTTGCAATAAAAGGCTCTCTTTGGGACAAGGCCAGTGATGACCTTACAGAGTTGGCAAGTTTAAGTTTggattatttaataaagggacaatacaaattaatgaatatgTATGTAGCTAAGTAATGTCATGGGTGACGCCTTCGTTGCCATAGTAACCTGACAGATGGGTCAATAGTGTGGCCTAGTCTGAACAGGCCCAATTCCAACAAATTGGACACTTactcaaaaatgtaaattaaaaaaataacaactagaCCTAAAAATCAGATATGAGGACAAAACAGAATGCAATGAGATATACGTATGTACTTGCAGTTTGAATGCAGCCAAAGAGGCATACTAATATATTATGTGTTATGAACCTAACAACTTTG
This portion of the Stigmatopora nigra isolate UIUO_SnigA chromosome 19, RoL_Snig_1.1, whole genome shotgun sequence genome encodes:
- the igsf9bb gene encoding protein turtle homolog B isoform X3, which translates into the protein MIWYVATLIASVFGTRGTAAQGSHGVQEEPQFVTARAGENIILGCDVSHPLNGQPYVVEWFKYGMPIPFFINFRFYPPHVDPEYAGRATLYGKSSLRIENVRSDDQGWYECKVLMLEQQYDTFYNGSWVHLTVNAPPTFTDTPPQYVEAKEGGSIILTCIAFGNPEPSVSWLRDSNLLVTSAKYKVFDGSLTVLSINREDRGAYTCRAFSPQGEAIHTTRLLVQGPPFIVSPPDNITVNISQDAFFTCQAEAYPRNLTYTWFWEEDNVFFKNDLKRRVSVLIDGSLIIAQVKPEDAGKYTCAPSNSLGLPPTASAYLTVQYPARVVNMPSVLYVAIGLPGFIRCPVDANPPLTLVKWKKDGLPLRIDKYPGWSQMNDGSIRVAEVTEDSLGTYTCLPYNALGSMGWSPPAPLVLKDPPKFSVVPGGQYRQEAGRELVIPCEAEGDPFPNITWRKVGKPSKSKHNVLPRGSLKFKSLTKEDHGEWECVATNVATSVTASTHVQVIGTSPHAPTGVHVVASSTWANVSWDVGYDGGFQQTFSVWYGHVLKRERLGPHDWLSMPVPGGQEWMVMPGLEPETTYQFSVLAQNKLGTGAFSEVVTVNTLVFPKSTPEPLVLLTPPRCLTANRTQQGVLLSWIPPANHTAPIQHYVMEFRLGERWVVLEDSIPSSETEMLARDLIQESWNEFRVMAVMDGTISDPSNIVGVSNTDFFPPPELVEESGLARPVVAGIVATICFLAAAILFSTMAACFVNKQRKRKQKRKKDPPLSVTHLRKSMATPQSSGKTTPESIRCKTPLSESSEESHVQHEKKPPLSPGKKEELSLYKKTKRAITSKRYALCKLDSEATPPIELISRGPDGRFVIDPTDAEFAAQHRRIEGFPFVEESDLYPEFRQSDEENDDLRPLPPVMTPLRPHQISPISSHESYLQPPAYSPRFQRPYEGMTITESSRLRATGQIRGSLHHRAYYGYLGPHGDHDPPPPPPFYMTDTSPLSSVMSSPPYLTEGPFGYPVIPEEIAEGDFTHYTVSGFPYPLTLTSSTHSPEFWRGMDFTFSSVEGPQFIFPPHHSLHLRHDSPYPPPASVLPLSAFQTSSLPMPTYPTVLPLEAPQSYSSKSPSKSRPHGSPARQIAVHEAHFGQLRRPPHGVGPPLLPYADPKGRIGPSTLSSLDTRWFESTPHFSPRQARRMDSGVHQVVLQPSRLSPLTQSPFSSQEGSPEIVVRPRPRPSLGPTPKAPEMSEITLLPPSAASFSRRSSPSSSPALGQASRRASPSYRSHLAFASSATSYPSSQSPSMESINMFGQMPSHRRTEEGILPAEPSPSQLSASGYLGSVVVTRSSTPQ
- the igsf9bb gene encoding protein turtle homolog B isoform X5, with product MIWYVATLIASVFGTRGTAAQGSHGVQEEPQFVTARAGENIILGCDVSHPLNGQPYVVEWFKYGMPIPFFINFRFYPPHVDPEYAGRATLYGKSSLRIENVRSDDQGWYECKVLMLEQQYDTFYNGSWVHLTVNAPPTFTDTPPQYVEAKEGGSIILTCIAFGNPEPSVSWLRDSNLLVTSAKYKVFDGSLTVLSINREDRGAYTCRAFSPQGEAIHTTRLLVQGPPFIVSPPDNITVNISQDAFFTCQAEAYPRNLTYTWFWEEDNVFFKNDLKRRVSVLIDGSLIIAQVKPEDAGKYTCAPSNSLGLPPTASAYLTVQYPARVVNMPSVLYVAIGLPGFIRCPVDANPPLTLVKWKKDGLPLRIDKYPGWSQMNDGSIRVAEVTEDSLGTYTCLPYNALGSMGWSPPAPLVLKDPPKFSVVPGGQYRQEAGRELVIPCEAEGDPFPNITWRKVGKPSKSKHNVLPRGSLKFKSLTKEDHGEWECVATNVATSVTASTHVQVIGTSPHAPTGVHVVASSTWANVSWDVGYDGGFQQTFSVWYGHVLKRERLGPHDWLSMPVPGGQEWMVMPGLEPETTYQFSVLAQNKLGTGAFSEVVTVNTLVFPKSTPEPLVLLTPPRCLTANRTQQGVLLSWIPPANHTAPIQHYVMEFRLGERWVVLEDSIPSSETEMLARDLIQESWNEFRVMAVMDGTISDPSNIVGVSNTDFFPPPELVEESGLARPVVAGIVATICFLAAAILFSTMAACFVNKQRKRKQKRKKDPPLSVTHLRKSMATPQSSGKTTPESIRCKTPLSESSEESHVQHEKKPPLSPGKKEELSLYKKTKRAITSKRYALCKLDSEATPPIELISRGPDGRFVIDPTDAEFAAQHRRIEGFPFVEESDLYPEFRQSDEENDDLRPLPPVMTPLRPHQISPISSHESYLQPPAYSPRFQRPYEGQASRRASPSYRSHLAFASSATSYPSSQSPSMESINMFGQMPSHRRTEEGILPAEPSPSQLSASGKHRGATSALSGSERFDAVRYQRIRKAKKMTTNNNNSKAKRKSGVSTSQTQQAHVTQVLEPEEVLYLHRKKKRLLLHDPYTRFSALLYRRPLPEDRKAILACMDNVELDHATFL
- the igsf9bb gene encoding protein turtle homolog B isoform X2, encoding MIWYVATLIASVFGTRGTAAQGSHGVQEEPQFVTARAGENIILGCDVSHPLNGQPYVVEWFKYGMPIPFFINFRFYPPHVDPEYAGRATLYGKSSLRIENVRSDDQGWYECKVLMLEQQYDTFYNGSWVHLTVNAPPTFTDTPPQYVEAKEGGSIILTCIAFGNPEPSVSWLRDSNLLVTSAKYKVFDGSLTVLSINREDRGAYTCRAFSPQGEAIHTTRLLVQGPPFIVSPPDNITVNISQDAFFTCQAEAYPRNLTYTWFWEEDNVFFKNDLKRRVSVLIDGSLIIAQVKPEDAGKYTCAPSNSLGLPPTASAYLTVQYPARVVNMPSVLYVAIGLPGFIRCPVDANPPLTLVKWKKDGLPLRIDKYPGWSQMNDGSIRVAEVTEDSLGTYTCLPYNALGSMGWSPPAPLVLKDPPKFSVVPGGQYRQEAGRELVIPCEAEGDPFPNITWRKVGKPSKSKHNVLPRGSLKFKSLTKEDHGEWECVATNVATSVTASTHVQVIGTSPHAPTGVHVVASSTWANVSWDVGYDGGFQQTFSVWLKRERLGPHDWLSMPVPGGQEWMVMPGLEPETTYQFSVLAQNKLGTGAFSEVVTVNTLVFPKSTPEPLVLLTPPRCLTANRTQQGVLLSWIPPANHTAPIQHYVMEFRLGERWVVLEDSIPSSETEMLARDLIQESWNEFRVMAVMDGTISDPSNIVGVSNTDFFPPPELVEESGLARPVVAGIVATICFLAAAILFSTMAACFVNKQRKRKQKRKKDPPLSVTHLRKSMATPQSSGKTTPESIRCKTPLSESSEESHVQHEKKPPLSPGKKEELSLYKKTKRAITSKRYALCKLDSEATPPIELISRGPDGRFVIDPTDAEFAAQHRRIEGFPFVEESDLYPEFRQSDEENDDLRPLPPVMTPLRPHQISPISSHESYLQPPAYSPRFQRPYEGMTITESSRLRATGQIRGSLHHRAYYGYLGPHGDHDPPPPPPFYMTDTSPLSSVMSSPPYLTEGPFGYPVIPEEIAEGDFTHYTVSGFPYPLTLTSSTHSPEFWRGMDFTFSSVEGPQFIFPPHHSLHLRHDSPYPPPASVLPLSAFQTSSLPMPTYPTVLPLEAPQSYSSKSPSKSRPHGSPARQIAVHEAHFGQLRRPPHGVGPPLLPYADPKGRIGPSTLSSLDTRWFESTPHFSPRQARRMDSGVHQVVLQPSRLSPLTQSPFSSQEGSPEIVVRPRPRPSLGPTPKAPEMSEITLLPPSAASFSRRSSPSSSPALGQASRRASPSYRSHLAFASSATSYPSSQSPSMESINMFGQMPSHRRTEEGILPAEPSPSQLSASGKHRGATSALSGSERFDAVRYQRIRKAKKMTTNNNNSKAKRKSGVSTSQTQQAHVTQVLEPEEVLYLHRKKKRLLLHDPYTRFSALLYRRPLPEDRKAILACMDNVELDHATFL
- the igsf9bb gene encoding protein turtle homolog B isoform X4, which codes for MIWYVATLIASVFGTRGTAAQGSHGVQEEPQFVTARAGENIILGCDVSHPLNGQPYVVEWFKYGMPIPFFINFRFYPPHVDPEYAGRATLYGKSSLRIENVRSDDQGWYECKVLMLEQQYDTFYNGSWVHLTVNAPPTFTDTPPQYVEAKEGGSIILTCIAFGNPEPSVSWLRDSNLLVTSAKYKVFDGSLTVLSINREDRGAYTCRAFSPQGEAIHTTRLLVQGPPFIVSPPDNITVNISQDAFFTCQAEAYPRNLTYTWFWEEDNVFFKNDLKRRVSVLIDGSLIIAQVKPEDAGKYTCAPSNSLGLPPTASAYLTVQYPARVVNMPSVLYVAIGLPGFIRCPVDANPPLTLVKWKKDGLPLRIDKYPGWSQMNDGSIRVAEVTEDSLGTYTCLPYNALGSMGWSPPAPLVLKDPPKFSVVPGGQYRQEAGRELVIPCEAEGDPFPNITWRKVGKPSKSKHNVLPRGSLKFKSLTKEDHGEWECVATNVATSVTASTHVQVIGTSPHAPTGVHVVASSTWANVSWDVGYDGGFQQTFSVWYGHVLKRERLGPHDWLSMPVPGGQEWMVMPGLEPETTYQFSVLAQNKLGTGAFSEVVTVNTLVFPKSTPEPLVLLTPPRCLTANRTQQGVLLSWIPPANHTAPIQHYVMEFRLGERWVVLEDSIPSSETEMLARDLIQESWNEFRVMAVMDGTISDPSNIVGVSNTDFFPPPELVEESGLARPVVAGIVATICFLAAAILFSTMAACFVNKQRKRKQKRKKDPPLSVTHLRKSMATPQSSGKTTPESIRCKTPLSESSEESHVQHEKKPPLSPGKKEELSLYKKTKRAITSKRYALCKLDSEATPPIELISRGPDGRFVIDPTDAEFAAQHRRIEGFPFVEESDLYPEFRQSDEENDDLRPLPPVMTPLRPHQISPISSHESYLQPPAYSPRFQRPYEASFSRRSSPSSSPALGQASRRASPSYRSHLAFASSATSYPSSQSPSMESINMFGQMPSHRRTEEGILPAEPSPSQLSASGKHRGATSALSGSERFDAVRYQRIRKAKKMTTNNNNSKAKRKSGVSTSQTQQAHVTQVLEPEEVLYLHRKKKRLLLHDPYTRFSALLYRRPLPEDRKAILACMDNVELDHATFL